Proteins encoded by one window of Emticicia oligotrophica DSM 17448:
- a CDS encoding HD domain-containing protein yields MNMTNKRKIFNDPVYGFVSVPSDLIFDLIEHPFFQRLRRIKQLGMAEFVYPGALHTRFHHALGAMHLMGEALQVLQAKGHFLLDVEIEAAQIAILLHDIGHGPFSHVLEYTILNDVHHEHISALLMEKLNEQFHGQLDLAIEMFNGTYHREFFHQLISSQLDMDRMDYLNRDCFFTGVAEGTIGVDRIIKMLNVVDNQLVVEEKGLLSVENFLNARRLMYWQVYLHKTSICTEAMLIQIIRRARELIKIGNDLFVTPSFEIFLKEEISLESFQEEEKYLKAFTEIDDYDIWACIKTWQHSKDPILSTICKDLLNRNLYKVKISNFPIEDSFIQNIKQTLVEKGIPEADLSYFITQGDVSNKGYVSGDETINILTKYKNVVDIADASDLPTIKALSNIVKKYYVCWGKNVSL; encoded by the coding sequence ATGAACATGACCAACAAACGTAAAATATTTAATGACCCCGTCTATGGTTTCGTAAGTGTGCCTTCCGATTTAATTTTTGATTTAATCGAGCATCCTTTTTTTCAGCGTTTACGTCGTATTAAACAATTAGGGATGGCTGAGTTTGTCTATCCGGGTGCTTTACATACACGTTTTCACCATGCGTTGGGTGCGATGCACTTGATGGGTGAAGCATTGCAAGTTTTGCAAGCCAAAGGACATTTTTTATTAGATGTTGAAATTGAAGCCGCTCAAATTGCTATTCTTTTGCATGATATTGGTCATGGGCCTTTTTCTCATGTACTTGAATACACTATCTTGAATGATGTTCATCACGAACATATTTCAGCCTTATTGATGGAAAAATTGAATGAGCAATTTCATGGGCAACTCGATTTAGCCATCGAAATGTTTAATGGAACCTATCACCGAGAGTTTTTTCATCAGCTTATCTCAAGTCAGCTTGACATGGATAGGATGGATTACCTCAATCGAGATTGTTTCTTTACGGGGGTTGCCGAAGGGACAATTGGTGTTGACAGAATCATTAAAATGCTCAATGTGGTCGATAATCAATTGGTAGTTGAAGAAAAAGGCTTATTAAGTGTAGAAAACTTTTTAAACGCAAGAAGGTTAATGTATTGGCAGGTATATCTTCATAAGACTTCAATTTGTACAGAAGCCATGTTGATACAAATTATTCGCCGTGCTAGAGAATTAATAAAAATAGGAAACGATTTATTTGTTACCCCCTCCTTTGAAATATTTTTAAAAGAAGAAATTTCTCTGGAATCATTCCAAGAGGAAGAAAAATATTTAAAAGCATTTACCGAAATTGATGACTATGATATTTGGGCTTGCATAAAAACTTGGCAACACAGTAAAGACCCAATTTTATCAACGATTTGCAAAGATTTATTAAACCGAAATTTGTACAAAGTCAAGATTTCAAATTTTCCAATAGAAGATTCTTTCATTCAAAATATCAAACAAACATTAGTCGAAAAGGGAATTCCAGAAGCGGATTTGAGTTATTTCATCACACAAGGTGATGTAAGTAATAAAGGTTATGTTTCGGGAGATGAAACAATCAATATCTTAACAAAATATAAAAATGTTGTCGATATTGCTGATGCATCCGACTTACCAACAATCAAGGCATTGAGCAACATCGTGAAAAAATACTATGTATGTTGGGGCAAAAACGTATCTTTGTAG
- a CDS encoding phosphoadenosine phosphosulfate reductase family protein, which yields MNYLKMSKVRHVLGISGGKDSAALAIYMKNTYPDLDIEYYTSDTGKELDETYKLIDNLEVYLGKKIIRLAGAENSPELPFDHFLKMYGGFLPSSNSRWCTKKLKLDPFEKFVGNDPVISYVGIRGDEDREGYISKKNNIQSIFPFRRNIWSEDVISKVLSNNNINKVIEIFNTLEENEKSIRFNEVLLTPLSLSYGLHQKLNQLLDLSVKDFNKIVFTFIQSTEYPLAKESSFPLVDNDDVLIRSDIFRILETSGVGVPEYYKEVEFEVNGKKGTYARSRSGCFFCFYQQKIEWVWLYEQHRELFLKAMEYERDGYTWIQDEPLSELIKPERIQRIKEDYIKRTLKKNKSQSHYLLDILADAEGEGCASCFI from the coding sequence ATGAATTATTTAAAAATGAGTAAAGTAAGACATGTATTAGGTATATCAGGTGGTAAAGACAGTGCTGCATTGGCGATATATATGAAAAATACATATCCTGACTTAGACATTGAATACTATACGTCTGATACTGGTAAAGAGCTTGATGAAACATACAAGCTCATTGATAACTTAGAAGTTTACTTAGGTAAAAAAATAATTCGTTTAGCAGGAGCAGAAAACAGCCCAGAGCTACCATTTGACCATTTTCTTAAAATGTATGGGGGTTTTTTACCTTCTTCCAATTCAAGATGGTGTACAAAAAAACTAAAACTTGACCCATTTGAAAAATTTGTGGGCAATGACCCTGTAATTTCTTATGTTGGTATTAGAGGAGATGAGGATAGAGAGGGTTATATCTCCAAGAAAAACAATATTCAGTCTATTTTCCCTTTCCGTCGTAATATTTGGAGTGAAGATGTAATTTCAAAAGTACTATCCAATAACAATATTAACAAAGTAATTGAGATATTCAATACTCTGGAAGAAAATGAGAAATCTATTCGCTTCAATGAAGTCTTACTAACTCCACTATCATTATCCTATGGTTTGCATCAAAAGCTAAATCAATTATTGGATTTGAGTGTTAAGGATTTTAATAAAATAGTTTTTACATTTATTCAATCAACTGAATACCCATTAGCTAAAGAATCATCTTTCCCTTTAGTAGATAATGACGATGTACTAATTAGAAGTGATATTTTTAGAATATTAGAAACGAGTGGTGTTGGTGTACCTGAATATTATAAAGAAGTAGAGTTTGAAGTAAATGGAAAAAAAGGAACTTATGCGAGAAGTCGTTCAGGTTGCTTTTTTTGTTTTTACCAGCAAAAAATAGAGTGGGTTTGGTTATATGAACAACACCGTGAGCTTTTCTTAAAAGCAATGGAATATGAAAGAGATGGATACACTTGGATACAAGATGAACCTTTATCTGAACTAATAAAACCTGAGCGAATTCAAAGGATTAAAGAGGATTATATTAAAAGAACTCTTAAAAAAAATAAATCACAATCACATTACTTGCTTGATATTCTTGCTGATGCAGAAGGAGAAGGTTGTGCAAGTTGCTTTATTTAA
- a CDS encoding DUF3871 family protein, translated as MELIAVNKQPIISLEETIFEGTISTAKPFIEANTIPVSLQEMQHKHIIPVFVKDNEPLISHIDFIESVEQVVHHLYSKENILMPSIRVSHPIKGRIPEARHKPAKELLEHEQTLYYERMAFVIEIPTIHETIDGNLLTLTVGGVKAYNLDNIYSKKGAEEVFKIFIGFQNKVCTNLCVWSDGYTGNIKVRSMKELSDRIFQAICQFKAESYLKAMASFTQFSLTEKQFAQMLGKCRLYPFLGSEQKKELPPLLFGDTQTGFIARDYYKDDSFCRNEDGSISLWKVYNLFTGANKSSYIDTFIDRGVNAFDFTNNLVGTLQTGSESWFLN; from the coding sequence ATGGAACTCATCGCAGTTAATAAACAGCCAATCATTAGTCTTGAGGAAACTATCTTTGAAGGTACAATTTCCACTGCCAAACCCTTCATTGAGGCAAATACAATTCCTGTATCACTTCAAGAAATGCAACATAAGCACATCATTCCTGTATTTGTGAAAGATAATGAACCTTTGATTTCTCACATTGATTTCATTGAATCTGTTGAACAAGTTGTTCATCACCTCTACTCCAAGGAAAATATATTAATGCCCAGCATAAGAGTTTCACATCCAATCAAGGGCAGAATTCCAGAAGCAAGACACAAACCTGCCAAAGAGTTATTGGAGCATGAGCAAACACTTTACTATGAAAGAATGGCTTTTGTTATTGAAATTCCTACCATCCATGAAACCATTGATGGCAACCTACTAACACTCACTGTTGGTGGAGTCAAAGCATATAATTTGGATAACATCTATTCAAAAAAAGGTGCTGAGGAAGTTTTCAAGATTTTCATTGGTTTTCAGAATAAAGTCTGCACCAATTTGTGTGTGTGGTCTGATGGCTACACTGGAAATATCAAAGTGAGGTCCATGAAAGAACTCAGTGATAGGATTTTCCAAGCCATTTGTCAATTCAAAGCAGAAAGTTATCTCAAAGCTATGGCATCATTCACACAGTTTAGTTTGACTGAAAAGCAATTTGCTCAAATGTTGGGTAAGTGTAGATTGTATCCATTTTTAGGGAGTGAACAAAAGAAAGAATTGCCACCACTTTTATTTGGAGATACCCAAACTGGATTCATAGCAAGAGATTACTACAAAGATGATTCATTTTGTAGAAATGAAGATGGTAGTATTTCCCTTTGGAAGGTGTACAACCTATTTACGGGTGCAAACAAAAGCAGTTACATTGATACTTTCATAGATAGAGGGGTTAATGCTTTTGACTTTACAAATAACCTTGTAGGTACATTACAAACAGGCTCAGAAAGTTGGTTTTTGAATTAG
- a CDS encoding class I SAM-dependent methyltransferase: protein MAVKDNFSNQASIYAQFRPNYPQELFDYLAKIVTNKEIVWDCATGNGQMAKELAKIFDSVCATDISQKQLDNAFQASNITYSIARAEETPFANDTFDLITVAQAIHWFDFERFYTEAKRVAKQDAVIFIIGYSMPRFEGIIDEILQDFYWNITGPYWDAERKHIDNHYASIPFPFEIIECPSFSNEYLWTLEMAEGYFNSWSSIQHYIKKNGKNPVEGVIEKLKEHWKDRQHVYFPLFTKVGRIQK, encoded by the coding sequence ATGGCAGTAAAAGATAATTTTTCAAATCAGGCAAGTATTTACGCTCAGTTTCGCCCAAATTATCCGCAAGAACTTTTTGACTATTTAGCTAAAATTGTCACCAACAAAGAAATTGTTTGGGATTGTGCCACAGGAAACGGTCAGATGGCCAAGGAATTAGCTAAAATTTTTGATAGCGTTTGTGCAACTGATATTAGTCAAAAACAGCTTGATAATGCTTTTCAAGCTTCAAATATTACCTATTCCATTGCCAGAGCAGAAGAAACTCCTTTCGCCAATGATACTTTTGATTTAATAACGGTAGCACAGGCAATACACTGGTTTGATTTTGAAAGATTTTATACCGAAGCAAAAAGAGTTGCTAAGCAAGATGCTGTAATTTTTATCATTGGTTATTCGATGCCTCGTTTTGAGGGAATAATAGATGAGATTTTGCAGGATTTTTACTGGAATATCACTGGCCCTTATTGGGATGCCGAAAGAAAACACATTGATAATCACTATGCATCTATTCCATTTCCTTTTGAAATAATTGAGTGTCCAAGTTTTAGTAATGAATATTTATGGACGCTCGAAATGGCAGAAGGATACTTTAACTCATGGTCTTCAATTCAGCATTATATCAAGAAAAACGGCAAAAATCCAGTAGAAGGTGTCATTGAAAAATTGAAAGAGCATTGGAAAGACCGCCAGCATGTATATTTTCCTTTGTTTACAAAAGTAGGGAGAATACAAAAATAG
- the lpxA gene encoding acyl-ACP--UDP-N-acetylglucosamine O-acyltransferase: MNQPLAYIHPDAKVAQNVVIEPFAVIHKDVEIGEGTWIGSHAIIMEGARIGKNCKIFPGAVVSAVPQDLKYKGENTVTIIGDNTTIRECVTVNRGTVDKMRTEVGSNCLIMAYAHIAHDCIIGDNVILANCVQLAGHITVGDYANIGGMTAVQQFVKIGKHTYIGGCSQIRKDVPPFIKAAREPLSYAGINSVGLRRRGCSDEKIAEIQAIYRYIYLRGLNNTDAITQVELEFPATPERDEILNFISNSERGIIKSPVKKGAEE, from the coding sequence ATGAATCAACCGTTGGCGTATATACACCCCGATGCAAAGGTTGCACAAAATGTAGTAATCGAGCCATTTGCCGTAATCCATAAGGATGTAGAAATTGGCGAAGGAACCTGGATAGGTTCACACGCGATTATCATGGAAGGTGCCAGAATTGGCAAAAATTGTAAAATTTTTCCTGGAGCTGTAGTTTCAGCTGTTCCTCAGGATTTGAAGTATAAAGGCGAAAATACTGTCACAATCATTGGCGATAATACTACGATTCGCGAATGTGTAACAGTGAACCGAGGTACTGTAGATAAAATGCGTACGGAAGTAGGCTCAAACTGCCTCATCATGGCTTACGCTCACATTGCACACGACTGTATCATTGGAGATAATGTAATCTTAGCTAACTGCGTACAATTAGCTGGACACATCACTGTTGGCGACTATGCCAATATCGGAGGTATGACTGCCGTACAACAATTTGTTAAGATTGGAAAACACACTTATATTGGCGGTTGCTCACAAATCCGTAAGGATGTACCGCCGTTTATAAAAGCTGCTCGTGAACCTCTATCTTATGCAGGTATCAATTCAGTTGGACTTCGTAGAAGAGGCTGTTCTGATGAAAAAATTGCCGAAATTCAGGCAATTTATCGCTATATCTATCTTCGTGGCTTAAATAATACCGATGCGATTACACAAGTAGAGTTAGAGTTTCCAGCAACACCAGAACGTGATGAAATCTTAAACTTTATTTCAAATTCTGAGCGTGGTATTATTAAAAGTCCTGTAAAGAAAGGGGCTGAAGAATAA
- the lpxD gene encoding UDP-3-O-(3-hydroxymyristoyl)glucosamine N-acyltransferase yields MKFTVKQIALLLNGEVKGDESLTVSQLAKIEEGKAGDISFLSNEKYEPYLYTTQASAVIVGRTFEPRKSYTTTLIVVENPYIAFTQLLEEYQKLLEASKVGVEQPSFVGEGTMIGERIYQGAFSYIGKNCKIGKNVKIYPQAYIGDNVIIGDNTILYAGVKIYANCIIGNDCVIHSGVIVGSDGFGFAPQADGTYKTIPQLGNVILEDNVSIGSNSTIDCATMGSTIIRKGAKIDNLVQIAHNVEVGENTVIAAQTGVAGSTKIGKNCVIGGQVGINGHITIADGTKAGGKAGITKTVKKPGTSLNGNPAFEINDYLRSMAVLRKLPALEKQVKALEEQFLELQQQGVLV; encoded by the coding sequence ATGAAATTTACGGTTAAGCAAATAGCACTCTTGCTAAATGGTGAAGTAAAGGGAGATGAATCGCTCACGGTTAGCCAGTTAGCAAAAATTGAAGAAGGAAAAGCAGGAGATATTTCTTTTCTTTCTAATGAAAAATACGAGCCATATCTTTATACTACCCAAGCCTCTGCCGTAATTGTTGGTCGCACATTCGAACCACGAAAATCATATACTACAACATTAATCGTCGTTGAAAATCCATATATAGCATTTACTCAATTATTAGAAGAATACCAAAAATTGCTTGAAGCTTCAAAAGTAGGTGTAGAACAACCCTCATTTGTAGGCGAAGGCACAATGATTGGTGAAAGAATTTATCAAGGTGCATTTTCGTACATTGGTAAAAACTGCAAAATTGGAAAAAACGTTAAAATTTACCCGCAAGCATATATCGGAGATAATGTGATAATTGGTGATAACACTATTTTATATGCAGGAGTAAAAATTTATGCCAATTGTATCATTGGCAATGATTGTGTAATTCATTCGGGTGTTATTGTAGGAAGCGATGGCTTTGGATTTGCACCACAAGCTGACGGAACTTATAAAACTATCCCTCAACTCGGTAATGTTATTCTCGAAGATAATGTAAGTATTGGTTCTAATTCAACGATTGATTGTGCCACTATGGGTTCTACAATCATTAGAAAAGGAGCAAAAATTGATAATTTGGTTCAAATTGCTCACAATGTTGAAGTCGGAGAAAATACAGTAATTGCTGCACAAACTGGAGTAGCAGGTTCAACCAAGATTGGTAAAAATTGCGTAATTGGTGGACAAGTAGGTATAAACGGACATATCACCATTGCCGATGGCACAAAAGCAGGAGGAAAAGCAGGCATCACAAAAACAGTGAAAAAACCTGGTACTTCTTTAAATGGTAATCCGGCTTTTGAAATCAATGATTATTTGCGTTCGATGGCAGTTCTAAGAAAACTTCCAGCTCTTGAAAAGCAAGTAAAAGCCTTGGAAGAGCAATTTCTTGAACTTCAACAACAAGGCGTTTTGGTTTAA
- a CDS encoding bifunctional UDP-3-O-[3-hydroxymyristoyl] N-acetylglucosamine deacetylase/3-hydroxyacyl-ACP dehydratase yields MNVKQQTLKKIVSITGVGLHTGEKVTMLLNPAAINHGYKFQRIDLPNKPIIEADVDYVVDTSRGTVLEKEGVRIHTTEHILAALVGLQVDNVLIQLDGPEIPIIDGSAIKFVDLIEEAGVEEQGALRNYYEIEEAIHFRNDDQSIELAALPLNDYRLTVMVDYNSNVLHSQHAQLHDINLFKQEIAPCRTFVFLHELEALFKAGLIKGGNIDNAVVIVDREISEEEVENLASLLGKEKIKVGTTGILNDMPLRFSNEPARHKLLDVMGDLALVGRPLKAHILAARPGHTPNVALAKKIKKHISDSAKSTPQYDPNTPPVFNINDIAKLLPHRYPFALVDKIVYLDGQTVVGVKNVTMNEPQFTGHFPENPVLPGVIQVEAIAQTGGVLVLTTTGDPESYWPYLVGIDNCRFYHNVLPGDTLIIRCSLLAPIRLGVAKMHGEAWVGKKLVCDVNMTARLVKKAK; encoded by the coding sequence ATGAATGTTAAACAACAAACCCTCAAAAAAATAGTATCTATCACAGGTGTAGGTCTTCATACTGGCGAAAAAGTAACAATGCTTTTAAATCCAGCAGCTATCAATCATGGATATAAATTTCAACGTATTGATTTGCCCAATAAGCCAATTATCGAAGCCGATGTAGATTATGTAGTGGATACGTCGAGAGGTACTGTTTTAGAAAAAGAGGGTGTAAGAATACATACCACCGAACATATCTTAGCAGCTTTAGTTGGTTTACAAGTTGATAATGTTTTAATTCAACTCGATGGCCCTGAGATTCCGATTATTGATGGTAGTGCAATTAAATTTGTAGACTTAATTGAAGAAGCAGGAGTTGAAGAACAAGGTGCTCTTCGTAATTACTATGAAATCGAAGAAGCTATCCATTTCCGTAATGATGACCAAAGCATTGAGTTGGCAGCCTTACCTTTAAATGATTATAGATTAACTGTAATGGTTGACTACAATTCAAATGTATTACATAGCCAACATGCCCAACTACACGATATAAATTTATTTAAGCAGGAAATCGCTCCGTGTCGTACATTCGTTTTTTTACACGAATTAGAAGCTTTGTTTAAAGCAGGGCTAATCAAAGGTGGTAATATTGATAATGCCGTAGTAATTGTTGATCGCGAAATTTCTGAAGAAGAAGTTGAAAATCTAGCCTCTTTACTCGGTAAAGAAAAAATTAAAGTTGGCACAACGGGTATCCTGAATGATATGCCACTTAGATTTTCGAACGAACCAGCTCGTCATAAGCTACTCGATGTAATGGGAGATTTAGCCCTAGTTGGTCGCCCGCTGAAAGCTCATATTTTGGCAGCTCGTCCGGGTCATACACCAAATGTTGCTTTAGCCAAGAAAATCAAAAAACATATTAGCGATTCAGCTAAAAGTACACCACAATACGACCCAAATACACCTCCTGTATTTAATATCAATGACATTGCCAAACTCTTACCCCACCGTTATCCATTTGCACTCGTAGATAAAATTGTATATCTCGATGGTCAAACAGTTGTGGGGGTAAAGAATGTCACTATGAACGAACCTCAATTTACGGGTCACTTTCCTGAAAACCCAGTACTGCCAGGTGTCATTCAAGTAGAAGCCATAGCTCAAACTGGTGGAGTTTTAGTATTAACCACTACTGGCGACCCAGAAAGTTATTGGCCATATTTGGTAGGTATCGATAATTGTCGATTCTATCACAACGTTTTACCTGGTGATACGTTAATTATTAGATGCTCACTTCTTGCTCCTATCAGACTTGGCGTAGCTAAAATGCACGGTGAAGCATGGGTTGGTAAGAAACTCGTGTGCGATGTTAATATGACTGCTCGCTTGGTAAAAAAAGCAAAATAA
- a CDS encoding DUF4007 family protein, which translates to MVQIENKRFSFSGHESFQCRSLWLKKGYDFINSGKSFNDEDAVVILGVGKNMVASIRYWMKAFELLDSDDILTELAHKLLSNDGWDPYLEDETSLWILHHHLVTKGYATIYGLTFNELRREKIEFTKDNFLAFIKRKSEILRINTNEKTVGDDFDVMIKLYCRQDSKDKEDTLSGLLSELEIIKAHNREKDVYFIIENTERPNLSEYAILYSILCDQSFNMSVSLAYLEQEPNSVSSIFALNRSGLVNKIEALVSNDANITYSDQAGIRELQFKAKPTPFEVLDKYYAAK; encoded by the coding sequence ATGGTTCAAATAGAAAACAAACGATTTTCCTTTTCAGGACATGAGTCCTTTCAATGTCGTAGTTTATGGTTAAAAAAAGGATATGATTTTATAAATAGTGGCAAGTCTTTCAATGATGAGGATGCTGTTGTAATATTGGGTGTAGGAAAGAATATGGTAGCATCTATAAGATATTGGATGAAAGCTTTTGAATTGTTAGATTCAGATGATATTCTAACTGAATTAGCACATAAACTCTTATCTAATGATGGGTGGGACCCCTATTTGGAAGATGAAACAAGTCTGTGGATTTTACATCATCACTTAGTTACAAAGGGTTATGCCACGATTTATGGATTAACGTTTAATGAATTAAGGAGAGAAAAAATTGAGTTCACGAAAGATAATTTTTTAGCATTTATCAAACGTAAGTCAGAAATATTAAGAATAAACACAAATGAAAAAACTGTTGGTGATGATTTTGATGTGATGATAAAATTATATTGTAGGCAAGATTCAAAAGATAAAGAAGATACGCTTTCAGGTCTTCTTTCTGAGCTTGAAATTATTAAAGCCCATAATAGAGAGAAAGATGTATATTTTATAATTGAAAACACAGAAAGACCCAATTTATCTGAATATGCAATACTTTACAGTATTTTGTGCGACCAATCATTTAATATGTCAGTTAGCTTAGCATATTTAGAACAAGAGCCCAACAGTGTATCAAGTATATTTGCTTTAAATCGTTCTGGATTAGTAAATAAAATTGAGGCATTGGTATCAAATGATGCTAATATTACTTACAGTGACCAAGCTGGTATCCGAGAATTACAATTTAAAGCTAAACCAACACCTTTTGAAGTATTAGATAAGTATTATGCAGCAAAATAG
- a CDS encoding ABC transporter ATP-binding protein produces the protein MTIELENLGKKFRKEWIFRNVNLRFDTGKSYTFVGPNGSGKSTLLQVLIGVMPHSEGKVSYTLNGVEVSLDDIYKKIVIAAPYLELVEEFTLLESIEFHQKFKPFKDNITSHQLLDYLQLTPHKDKAIKNFSSGMKQRLKLGLAFYSEAPIILLDEPTSNLDAQGSAWYLEQIEKHTENRLLIICSNQPNEYTFCNNIVDIRDYK, from the coding sequence ATGACAATTGAGTTAGAGAATTTAGGTAAGAAATTTCGTAAAGAATGGATTTTCCGAAACGTTAATTTAAGGTTTGATACAGGTAAAAGTTATACCTTTGTCGGGCCTAACGGTAGTGGAAAATCCACTCTTTTACAAGTACTTATTGGTGTAATGCCACATTCTGAAGGGAAAGTTTCATATACACTCAATGGCGTGGAAGTTTCTCTTGATGATATCTACAAAAAAATTGTTATTGCAGCACCTTATCTCGAATTAGTTGAAGAATTTACTTTGCTTGAATCAATTGAATTTCATCAGAAATTCAAGCCTTTTAAAGACAATATTACTTCCCATCAACTACTTGATTATCTGCAACTTACGCCCCATAAAGACAAGGCAATCAAGAATTTTTCATCGGGTATGAAGCAACGCCTCAAACTGGGTTTAGCTTTTTACTCGGAAGCTCCCATCATTCTACTTGATGAACCCACCTCAAACCTTGATGCTCAAGGAAGTGCTTGGTATTTAGAACAAATTGAAAAACATACTGAAAATCGGTTGTTAATTATCTGCTCAAATCAACCCAACGAATATACTTTCTGCAATAATATTGTTGATATTAGAGATTATAAATAA
- a CDS encoding helix-turn-helix domain-containing protein has translation MEIGTKVKKLRELRNFTQEFMAASLEMTPSGYGKIERNESEVSYQKLEKIAEVLGIKVEDIVNFNEKMVFNIMNNNNSNNGYVVNNNAMSDNEKRLYEELIAQLKEENSTLKKFIEKLHEK, from the coding sequence ATGGAAATAGGAACAAAAGTTAAGAAGTTGAGGGAGTTAAGAAACTTCACACAGGAGTTTATGGCAGCTTCTTTAGAGATGACACCTTCAGGGTATGGGAAGATTGAGAGAAATGAATCTGAGGTTAGTTATCAGAAATTAGAGAAAATTGCTGAGGTGCTTGGTATTAAGGTGGAGGATATTGTTAATTTCAATGAGAAAATGGTTTTTAATATCATGAATAACAACAATAGTAATAATGGCTATGTAGTTAATAATAATGCTATGTCTGACAATGAAAAAAGGCTATATGAAGAATTAATTGCTCAACTAAAAGAAGAAAATTCTACTTTGAAGAAATTTATTGAAAAACTCCATGAAAAATAG
- a CDS encoding AAA family ATPase: MQLQQAERKKAFIKMALQSCAGGGKTYSALLLAHGLCNDWQKIAVIDAENNSASLYAHLGAYNVLDLQPPFSPERYIQAIQTCIEAEMEVIIIDGISQEWDYIIEEHSKLTGNSFTNWSKFTPRHNAFIQKMLQTKAHIIATIRTKQDYVLNEKNGKMVPEKVGLKGVMRDSTDYEFTLVFDLDVKHYATASKDRTSLFMDLPAFQISQDTGKILAAWCNQGKAQVQEREDTYIEPDALLEQIYACQDVDTLKDLYMSLDVITQKEYNADFSTRKNQLVYVPPQTYSTNGTHRS, translated from the coding sequence ATGCAATTACAACAAGCAGAAAGGAAAAAAGCATTTATCAAAATGGCTTTACAATCTTGTGCGGGTGGAGGTAAAACTTACTCGGCACTTTTATTGGCACATGGTTTATGCAATGACTGGCAGAAAATCGCTGTCATTGATGCCGAAAACAATTCGGCCAGTTTGTATGCACACTTAGGAGCTTATAATGTCCTTGACCTGCAACCACCTTTTTCTCCTGAAAGATACATTCAAGCCATTCAAACTTGTATTGAAGCAGAAATGGAGGTTATCATCATAGATGGCATAAGTCAAGAATGGGATTACATCATCGAGGAGCATTCTAAACTTACAGGTAATAGTTTCACTAATTGGAGTAAGTTCACTCCAAGACATAATGCCTTTATTCAGAAAATGCTTCAAACAAAGGCTCATATCATTGCTACCATCAGAACCAAACAAGATTATGTCTTGAATGAAAAGAATGGTAAGATGGTACCTGAGAAGGTTGGTTTAAAGGGTGTTATGAGAGATTCTACTGATTATGAGTTTACTCTTGTGTTTGATTTGGATGTCAAGCACTATGCCACTGCTTCCAAAGACAGAACCAGTTTGTTCATGGATTTGCCTGCTTTTCAAATTAGTCAAGACACAGGCAAAATTTTAGCTGCATGGTGTAATCAGGGAAAAGCACAGGTGCAAGAAAGGGAAGACACCTATATTGAACCAGATGCTCTTTTGGAGCAGATTTATGCTTGCCAAGATGTAGATACCTTGAAAGATTTGTATATGTCTTTGGATGTCATTACTCAAAAGGAGTATAATGCCGATTTCAGCACCAGAAAAAACCAATTAGTTTATGTCCCACCTCAAACCTACTCTACCAATGGAACTCATCGCAGTTAA